One Candidatus Fusobacterium pullicola genomic window, ATTCCATTGTTTTTACTCCTTTTTTTTATATATCTACTGATTGTATTATATCACTTTGTCTTCTAAAAAACAATAGGGCAATTCATCGCACCACCTATAGAGGTGGGCGACTTCTTGCCCGTTAGGTTAAATTTTATTACAATGTTATGAAATATGGAAAAAATAAAGGTCAAACTAATACCTTTATCTCCTCTTATGAAACTCTTGATTTAACTTTTCCAAAAGAAATTTTAACTAATCTTTATTCAAAAGGTGAAATAGAGTTATGTTCCTTGGAGGGAAAAAATGGTGATGTATTTAAGATAACTTTTTCTCTCTATCCTAATTTTGAAAAAGAGGGGGAGTTTACTTTGATATGCTATAACTCTGAAAATAAAACTCTTGCCAAACTTACCTTTGCTTTTTTAGAAAAAAATATCATTATAGGTGGACTGCAAGGGCTTGAAAAAGGAGAAGATAAGGAGTTAATAAAAAATGCTACAAAAGAGTTATTTGGAATTTTTCCTAAGAAACTTTTACT contains:
- a CDS encoding VirK/YbjX family protein — translated: MKYGKNKGQTNTFISSYETLDLTFPKEILTNLYSKGEIELCSLEGKNGDVFKITFSLYPNFEKEGEFTLICYNSENKTLAKLTFAFLEKNIIIGGLQGLEKGEDKELIKNATKELFGIFPKKLLLETLYILFPNYSKIGVGKNKHIYFSPRYIKRKQEKVHANYDEFWKSIGGIEKDNLWSLPKKLERKSIEDIPAKKRAQYIKKFNLLDTLFEKIILLYNI